The Drosophila innubila isolate TH190305 chromosome 3R unlocalized genomic scaffold, UK_Dinn_1.0 2_E_3R, whole genome shotgun sequence genome has a segment encoding these proteins:
- the LOC117790163 gene encoding protein RUFY3 isoform X3, which yields MRGLVEDAKKTKLSQANNNNNSVLGSGRSKPITSMTSASTSRQMKGVIKTPTTTTASSVGAKKTPQSMQQQVGKSTKSTAASSSAAATTTTTTASSSSAKPATSKAQAPKGQNQPQQTQPTSTVTQSTAAPTATATPTPTPAPPLQSHSQQLQPYNNNISNTIALPKASHANTNEELAGGVQDTIYLCNFRVSVDGEWLCLKELQDIDVAGGVKTVGGGAAALNVTAAAGGGTGTTSGGFVQQRHQTNHQFGQRNKRFSGLSTASGGSTFEDNARDTAEIERSNLVNICKLVVKELLEQSLRYGRMLDSDHLPLQHFFIVIEHVLGHGLRPKKGLLGPRKELWDLLQSVESYCPEAQDITASVRDLPTVRTHIGRARAWLRIALMQKKLSDYLQALIEHRDDSLNDYYEPHALMMSDEIVVIMGILVGLNVIDCNLCVKEEDLDSQQGVIDFSLYLRSSSREAEANEETNVPPVPMDATGQGNMIAVLDQKNYIEELNRHLNATVGNLQAKVESLTTTNALMKEDLAIARNSLLALQAENQAMRQSATQTMQSHSDSSSNGSGSGSDKEKEKAQQAETLSAELTEERKKNVELDKELKLQVSLKAESDMAMKLLEKDIHEKQDTIVSLRRQLDDIKQINLEMYRKLQECEDELTQKGEMVSRLQTKASQIGNILQSLEKKYESKLSDQHQMSGNSAAGGDRSPNTRRRLQNLQKFEALTKKHKQDTGPPMKRLHLKMDGIPPFNPNNYRKSPASGALPPLQSQLPPGEPVAIKTPTSAKSLNDELAEAAAALTQHFKVGGDGSRSDYALSQDQDTLGNT from the exons ATGCGTGGACTAGTCGAGGATGCAAAGAAGACAAAACTGTCGCaggccaacaataacaacaacagtgtgTTGGGCAGTGGTCGTTCAAAGCCCATAACATCGATGACAAGTGCAAGTACGTCCAGACAAATGAAAGGCGTCATCaaaacgccaacaacaacaacagcgtcgTCCGTTGGTGCAAAGAAAACGccacaaagtatgcaacaacaaGTCGGCAAGTCCACAAAGTCCACGGCTGCGTCATcaagtgcagcagcaacaacaactaccacCACAGCAAGCAGCTCAAGCGCAAAGCCAGCAACATCAAAAGCACAAGCACCAAAGGGTCAGAATCAACCCCAACAAACGCAGCCAACGTCCACAGTGACACAATCGACAGCGGCgccgacagcgacagcgacgcccACACCCACCCCCGCGCCCCCGTTGCAGTCGCACTCGCAACAGCTGCAGccgtacaacaacaacattagcaaCACAATTGCACTACCAAAAGCATCGCATGCCAATACCAACGAGGAGTTGGCCGGCGGAGTTCAGGACACGATTTATCTGTGCAATTTCCGTGTCTCCGTCGACGGCGAGTGGTTGTGTCTCAAGGAACTACAGGACATTGATGTGGCTGGTGGTGTCAAGACAGTTGGCGGCGGTGCTGCAGCGCTAAATgtaactgctgctgctggtggtggtaCTGGTACCACAAGTGGTGGCTTCGTGCAGCAGCGTCATCAGACAAACCATCAGTTCGGGCAGCGAAACAAACGATTCTCGGGCCTATCGACGGCAAGTGGCGGCAGCACATTCGAGGATAATG CACGCGACACGGCTGAAATCGAGCGGAGTAATTTGGTCAACATATGCAAGCTGGTTGTCAAGGAGCTGTTGGAGCAATCGTTGCGTTATGGACGAATGCTGGACTCGGATCACCTGCCGTTGCAGCACTTTTTCATTGTTATCGAGCATGTGCTAGGCCATGGATTGAGGCCTAAGAAGGGATTGCTGGGACCTCGCAAGGAGCTCTGGGATCTGTTGCAAAGTGTCGAAAGCTATTGCCCTGAGGCACAGGACATTACGGCCAGTGTACGTGACCTGCCCACCGTGCGCACCCACATTGGTCGAGCCCGTGCCTGGCTGCGCATTGCCTTGATGCAAAAGAAGCTATCCGATTACCTGCAGGCTCTGATCGAGCATCGGGATGACTCCCTCAATGACTACTATGAGCCACATGCGCTCATGATGAGTGACGAG ATTGTTGTGATAATGGGCATTCTGGTGGGTCTCAATGTCATCGACTGCAATCTGTGCGTCAAGGAGGAGGATCTGGACTCGCAGCAGGGTGTTATTGACTTTTCACTTTATCTGCGCTCCAGTTCCCGCGAGGCGGAGGCTAACGAGGAGACCAATGTACCACCTGTACCGATGGATGCGACTGGACAGGGTAATATGATTGCCGTGCTGGACCAGAAGAACTATATTGAGGAGCTCAATCGACATCTCAA CGCAACCGTTGGAAATCTGCAGGCCAAGGTCGAGTCCCTGACCACCACCAATGCCCTGATGAAGGAGGATCTGGCCATAGCACGCAACAGTCTACTGGCTCTGCAGGCCGAGAATCAGGCCATGCGTCAGTCGGCCACCCAGACAATGCAGAGTCACTCGGACAGCAGCTCcaatggcagtggcagtggcagtgacaaggagaaggagaaggcaCAGCAGGCGGAGACTCTGAGCGCAGAGTTGACCGAGGAGCGCAAGAAGAATGTTGAACTGGACAAGGAGCTCAAGTTGCAGGTGTCGCTTAAGGCCGAGTCGGATATGGCCATGAAGCTGCTGGAGAAGGACATTCATGAGAAGCAGGACACGATTGTGTCGCTGCGCAGGCAACTGGATGACATCAAGCAAATCAATCTGGAGATGTATCGCAAGCTGCAG gaATGTGAAGATGAACTAACACAGAAAGGCGAGATGGTCTCTCGTTTGCAAACGAAAGCCTCACAAAttggtaacattttacaatcGCTAGAAAAGAAATACGAGTCCAAGCTCAGCGATCAGCACCAGATGAGCGGTAACTCCGCAGCAGGCGGCGATCGATCACCCAACACGCGACGTCGTCTACAAAATCTGCAGAAGTTCGAGGCACTCACCAAGAAGCACAAACAGGACACTGGGCCACCCATGAAGCGACTCCACCTCAAGATGGACGGCATTCCTCCCTTCAATCCCAACAACTATCGCAAGTCACCAGCGAGTGGTGCTCTTCCCCCGCTCCAATCTCAGCTGCCCCCTGGAGAGCCGGTGGCCATCAAAACGCCCACATCTGCCAAATCCTTGAACGATGAACTGGCCGAGGCAGCTGCCGCTTTAACGCAGCACTTCAAGGTCGGCGGCGATGGTTCTCGCAGTGACTACGCTCTGTCCCAGGATCAGGACACACTGGGCAATACTTAA